The nucleotide sequence CTGCTTCCCTGCAGGGCTTTGCCGTTGGGTCCAAGTGTGTAtctgtgctggcactgctgatCCCTTGGGAGCAGAAACCTGTCCCTGCTCCAGTGGCTTCCTTCTGGTCAGTCTGAtgcctcctgcagcagtgtgaggcAGCTCTTGGAGGCTGTTGTGGTGACCTGTTTCACAAACAGTTTTATGGTCATACAGAACACCACCAAGATCCAAGCTGAACACTTACTGCTGCTCACTTGCACTTGCTTGCCTGGGAGGTGGACACACTGATCCAGATTTTGTTGTGTGGAGACTTTGTTCAGAGAGCTGGAAGTCTGCACTGAGCAAGTGCAGCCAAGATCCCCTGGGGGGGTGACTGGTGTGAATTATTCTATTTCTTGCAATAAATCTGTCTGGGTTGTGGAAGTGTCCTCATGCAAGAATGTCTGGTTTTTACAGTTTGATGAAGGCCGTAACAACTTTGAAGGGGATCTCAAGAAAGATAATTTACTGAATTTCATCAAGGCTAATTCATTGCCTTTGGTCATAGAGTTCACTGAGCAGGTAGGTTTTTGGATATATACTGCTGCTACAGGGCTGCTGTGTGAGTACAGCACAGCTTACACTGCAtattgtgtgtttgtgtgttacCTCAGAGGTGATGCTAGTTTGGGGTTATGGAGGAGAGTGAAGAACTCCAGAGAAGGGAGGTGTAGGGTGTACTGGGCAGAGGCTTCTGTGGTCTGGTCAGAACATCAGAGTCAGTCTGGTCTGGACACTGACTTCTTCTAGAAATAAACTTTATTATCTACTACTCAGACTGCTCCTAAAATCTTTGGAGGAGAGATCAAGACTCATATCCTGCTGTTCCTACCAAAAAGTGTGTCTGACTACCAAGGGAAACTGGACAACTTCAAGAGCGCAGCTGGACACTTCAAAGGAAAGGTGAGGTGGATTTCTTGGGTCATGCATTAAGTGATCCTCCTGCAGAGGGGAGCAGCACTGTCTGCATCTGCCGGACAGCCGTGGAGCAGGGCTTGGAGCTCTTGTCTCtcttggtgctgctgcctggcagagctgccgAGAAATCAGTCACCTCCTGACTGTCCTTGCACCTGAGTGTCAGTCTGGCTCTGCCTTAGTCCCCATCAGTGCCAGGTCTGTGCTCCAGGAGGGTCCCCCCTCTGTGGgcttgggaaaggagaagggacaGCTGGGCTCTGTCCCACACAGGTGGGTGTGTAAAGTCTTGACAGCCAAGAGCTGCTTGTCCTCACTGTGCCTTTGACTTTTTCCTCCAAAGATCCTGTTCATCTTCATCGACAGTGACCACAGTGACAACCAGAGGATTTTGGAGTTCTTTGGCCTCAAGAAAGAAGAGTGTCCAGCTGTACGTCTGATCACACTGGAGGAAGAGATGACCAAATACAAACCTGAATCAGATGACATCACAGCAGACAAGATCAAAGAGTTCTGTAACAAATTCCTGGAGGGCAAGATCAAGGTAATGAAGATAAATGCTGCTGGTGGCCAAGCTGCTGGCATAACAAAATCCTCCCTGTGAGGAGCTGTGTGAGGCATCTGGAGAAAATCCTCCCAATTAACAGAGGTCAGGCTTTGTGCTGGGAAAGGAAGGGCCATGCTGGGGTGTGGAGACTGCAGACAAGTGAGCTTTTTGCTGGCACTGAGTGCAATCAGcgcctgctctctgctgctcctggtcaCTGGGTGTTTATGCAGTTGCTCTTTCTGTCAGCAATCCGTGGAAGGTGTGAAGTTGTGTGGCAGACTTTAACGAGCTGCTGGAGGTGGCCACGTGCAGCTTGTCTGGGTGGGGATGGTTTAGCCAAGCCGGGTCCTATGGGAATGATGCTGTCAGCAATACCATTTCCTTCCCACAGAGCTCAATTGCAATTCTCCCTGCACTTGAGCACCTGTCATTCCTGCTGGTTCAGGGTGGGAAGGAGATTTTctggaagcagaagaggaagTGACTGATTCACTGATTGCTCACAGCTCCTGTGGGGGTGGATCAACTCAGGTTTCCAGGATTGTGTGTGCATCCCAGGCAACTGTGCAGCAAACTTGTTTTTCAATTCCACTTCTTCCAGCCCCACCTGATGAGTCAAGACCTTCCTGAAGACTGGGACAAGCAGCCTGTGAAGGTTCTAGTTGGGAAGAATTTTGAAGAAGTTGCTTTTGATGAGAATAAGAATGTCTTTGTAGAATTCTGTAAGTATCTTTCAACAGCTGATTCCAAGTAACTGTTGTGATAGGAGTGCCAGAGTATGGCACGACTGGGATTAGGGAGGAAGCATCTCACAGAATCTGAACCACAAAGGGAGAGCCTCGGCTGAGAAGCCATGTGTGACCTGTCTggagggggtgctgggagctTGTTAGGTGGCTGGTGTTAGCTGTCTTTGTGATTTAACAGATGCCCCCTGGTGTGGTCACTGTAAGCAGCTGGCTCCAATCTGGGACAAGCTGGGAGAGACCTACAGGGACCATGAGAACATTGTCATTGCCAAGATGGACTCCACAGCCAATGAAGTGGAGGCAGTGAAAATCCACAGCTTCCCCACACTCAAGTTCTTCCCTGCAGGCTCTGGCAGAAATGTAAGGCAGCAGCTGACCTCCACACACATCCTGTAACAAGGGAGCTCCAGGAATGCTTGGTTGCCTGTTTGAGTTCCTTGGGGAGGGCTCTCTGTTCTGTAGAGATGGGACGCGTCAGGTCTGCTGGACACAGAGACCCTTTGCTGGGGGGCTGGGCTGTAGGAAGGAGTGTGGTGGGGGTGGGAAGTGGGaatggggaaaggagggagcgTCGCAGAGGACTGTGCTCATCTGCAGGCTATTCTTTCCTCGCAGTGATCTCTGAAGTCTAGTGGCTGAGCTGTTTTCCTTCGTCTCATATGGGTGAAggtgaatttttaaattccctTTTGCTTGGCATGTGAACTGTTGCTCAGAAAGAGAATTCTCCTGTCCAGGGGTGGGGCTTCATAGCTGCCCATAACCATTATCtgaatgtttttccttctgtaggTCATTGATTACAATGGGGAGAGGACACTAGAAGGCTTCAGAAAGTTCCTGGAGAGTGGGGGTCAGGATGGGGCGGCAGCTGATGATGTGAGTAACACAAATACAGAACTTGGGGCCTTCAGGATGAGGAACATGAATTGGATCTGGTGCTGTCCTTCACTCCTTAGCCCAGAATAAGGTCCTGGGTCATTATATGGCAAGAAAGGACATAAAAGGCTTAAACACAAAAGCATTTGAATATGATATTTTTATAAAGATAATTGATGTTCTAACCTCTAAATGTGCACAAGTTGTCTCTGGTGGTTATACTGGAGCAGGTAGAGGGCCCATTCCTTATTGAGAGCTCCTGCTTACATCTGGAACTTGTGGTGAACATCACATGTACTGGAAGCTCTTCATGTGCTGGGGTGGAGGGTGTTGCAGGTGTTGGTACCAGCTTCCAGGGTTTTCTAATCCGTAATGTCCTGGATTCAGAGCTCTTGGCAGAAGTCTGTGTTTTGTTAAAGTGGCAGTAGAGAATGGTGAACATCTGAGAGATGCTGCTCAGTGCCTGGGTCTGGATCCCACCTAATGTGTCAGAAACCAGGAGCTGTCTTTGTCATTTACACAGGATCTGGAGGACCTGGAGACAGATGAAGAAACAGACCTTGACGAAGGAGATGATGATGAGCAGAGAATCCAAAAGGATGAATTGTAAAGAGAAGACTGATCTGCATTACCCCAAAAATCAGACACTAAATTGGCTGCTGTTCTGCAGCCCAGTGAGCCAGAAACCCTTTGAGATTAAAGCAGAAGGTGAATGACTGGATCCAGGGATTGGCTTTTAAAGTAACACTTTACCCTCACTTTTCTGTACACTtgactcttttctttctttttgcttttgagaaGGGATCTGTCACTAGGTAGCTGGCCCAGCCAactgggcatttttttttattattattatgatgtACTTTTTTTGTACACAGCTTTTGTTTGAAATATTCTGTTCTTGGTAGAAGCAGATTATGAAGTAGTAACACGAGTTCAGTGGCCCAGCCTTCTGGAGCGTGCCACTAACATCTTCCAggaaagctttttcctttttttttttttttttctttctaaacttAAGCCCATAGTTGATTTCTATGCTTGGCAGGTCCATAGTGGTTTCAGCTGTTCTTTCCTGGAAGCAGctttcagcttctctggggGAAGAGGCAGTAGCTGATGGCATCATCCTAGTGACAGGTGTACGTGAAGGTGCTTCTCTTCACACTGGCCAGatgtttcctctctgctttaaGACTTGGAGATGACAACTCCAAACACCTGGAAGGGTGGAATACTGTGCACCAGCTGTGGCAGGCTCGGGGGTGGAGGAGATTGCTGGCTCACCAGCTCCCATGTGACCTAGCTGTGTTGCCATCCTTTTGATCAAACACGAGGCTGTTCTGCAGTCTCTTCCTGTGCATTATTTTGAGTGGGTTGACCAGGCaggtggggggtgggagggtgaTAAAGCAGATCAAACGGGACACTTGAGATTACTGGGGTTTGGGGAGGAACTTGAATGGGGGAGGGCCTCAAGGGCTTGAGGTGCATCAGGTTGTTTGCAGCATTTGCTACAATAACATTGGAACTGAGTTTGTTGGCCAAATAAAGTTGAGATTTTAATACTATTGTGACTTTGTCTCTGTCAGAATATAGAATCAATAATTGAACCTGGCCTGAAAGAGAATCACAGTTCAGGGGCTGGTTCTTCAGGGCTCTGCAAAAAGATGTGTGGTTTTGTCAGCTTTCTCAAACCACACTTCCAGTCCTGCAGGTGCCTTTTGGTACCTTAACCTGAATAAATTTGTGTTGTGTCAGCATGTAAAGGAAAAGAACTTGAAGATGACGATGTCCAGGTTGGACTGCTGTGTGCAGACAGATGTCTATCAGCCTGTCAGCAGTGAGTGGCCACTGGTGCTGAGTGGCTCTGCTGGTTGCCAGCTGGCCTGAGGCAAGGGGACCTCATTGCTTGGGAGCAGCTAACCTAAGAATTTGCTTCTAGGGAAGCCAGGGGCTGCCTTCAGCACTGCTGTTGGGCTCACATGACCCAGTGAGCCACATTACTATTTGCAAACCAGTCACTTACtgctggaaatatttctgtaagtaAATGTAAGTGTCACATGTGAGAGGGCATCTCAGGAAGTGGACAGTGCCTGTTGCTGAGGGTGGGAGGGCAGAAGCTTTTACAGGGCTTGTCCACAGTGTTCTGCTTCATGGCAGCTGTTGCTGAATTAGaggctgctttttgttttggggtgggatGAGAAGTTCCATGAGAAGGTGATGGAAAGACTGGTCTCAAAGTCCATTTTGGGGAGCCAGGTCAAGTGTGAGCAAGGCTAAAGTGGTTCTGTTGGTCTGAGACCTGCCTTGCTCagtggaggcagagcaggactcTGCTGGGGTCATCTCATGTGCACAGCTAATTGCTGTTCCAAGAAAGCAGACTAAAATGTCCTGTCTGCACAAACAGCTCAGCCTGCTGCAGCACCGTGTTCTGTCTGATGTGGAGATGCTCAGCAGAAAAATCAATGCATTCACCAGAAGATGGACGAGGCAGCTCCTGGTGCGTGGGTGACTGAGCTGCAGCCTTGCTGCTCGTTGGGCTCAGAAGTGTCTGCTGTAAAAGGGACAGGATGAAATATCTGTGACTCCTCAAGCAGCACAGGGATTGATCCTGATGCACTGCAGCAGAGTTCACCATCCTGTCTGGACACTTCCCATCAGCACAAAACAGTGCAGGAAACTTGTGTACCTGAAATGACCAAACTGgtgggaagaagaggggaggaggtggtggtgttgCTCAAATCCTTGGTGGAGGTGAACAATTCCTCTGTGGTAAATGGTCCTTTTTGAGCTACAGCTGGAGATGAGAGATGAGTTGTCTGATGGTGGTGCTGTTCCTCATCTCTTctgaggctgctctgcaggagcctATTCTCATGTAGCAGCTGGTTCTGGTAGGATGTTGCACACCATGGATGGGCACTGCAAGTGTCTGGTTCTGTGCCTGCCCCAGGCaggtgctgcctgccctgcagcacctctgTCCTCTCCAGGGCTCTGGCGATACCCAGCATGATGGGGTGGTCTCCAAGCAGAGCCAAACTCTGCCTTGTAGCCATGCTGGGCAGCACAGCTCATGCTGCTGTTTTCACATCTAATGCAACCACAGGGAAGTAAGCTCTGAATGTATTTGGCACCGTCACTCCATGTCTGTGCTGAACTGGCTGGCTGGCACACGAGTGGATGGTTCTCCTTGCTGGGCAATCATGCTCAATCTTCTCCCTGGCACATGTCCATGTATGTATGAGGGCTTGCTGTTGGAAAATTGTTTTCAGGCCCTGGCATTCTCAGAAGGGCTGTCCATGCAAAAGCAAGAGTAGCTTTGCCCCTTGGACGGGCACACCAACAGGTGGGTGGTAAGATGAGACACCAACTTCTGCCCAAAATCGGGAAGCTGAGGGAATGGGCAGCTCAATTACAAAGCATCATGGCAAATAGCATGAGCTGCACATCCCCAAAATAGCCCCACGGGATCCTATATAATGCCATGGCCCTGGAGAACCATCAGTCCTGGGCCAAGGGCCCAGTGGATGAACAGCAtctgcctggcagcagctcctctgcacagCATGGGAGCATAAGGAGAGCCCAGCAGAGTGGTGGCCCTGACAGGCAGGGGACTTGGGCACAGGAGCAGAGCGAGTGCCACCACAGCTCTGTGGAGAGGAGGGACCTGAAgggcagaagaggagaaagcagcactTTGAGGCCAGCGGGTGGTAGGGCCAGGCACTGAGCTACTCCAGCAGGTCCTGCTCTGTGTCCAAAAGCTGTGGTCAGCATGGAGGACTCCTGCCCAGTCCCTGCGTCCCAGTGCAGTCGCTACGCCCAGAGACTGAGAGCCACGCGCACCGTGCACTTCCCTAATGACGTAGTCTTCCAGGACCACATCAGGGAGGGGGACCTGGAGCAGGTGGGCAGGTTCATCCGTGCCAGGAAGGTGACGCTGGACACTATCTACCCTTCTGGTGAGTGCTGCTGGGACCTGTGTGGCAGCGTGGCTCAGCTGGGCTGCAAGAGAGCCCTGCGGCCACCTTTGGCAGGGTGAGGGGCTGCAACCGtgcccttcctctcctcctgtgtGGCCAGTGCCTGTTCACCCCTGGGTCCCTCCAAGGTGTGATCTGCACCTGCAGTGAGGTGAGGTGGAAcccagggaaggagctgtgggCACGGGCTGGtctgtgcagctctgggcagaCAGCCGGgctcctgccctctgcctggcctggggcagagctgggagaggcaCAGTTCCGTGCTTTGCTCCTGGAGCTGTCCAGTTTCCACAAatgctcttttctctcccatgtCTGGAGGTGTGGACTTGTGAGTTTCTGTTTGTGGGGCAGGCACTGTGCCACGCTGGCACCCAACTGCACTGTGATGGTTGGTGGAAGCCTTGGTCTGTGCTGGGTCATGCAGCCCCCAGGGCTGTCCTTTTCTTGTGCttggctccagctcctgctgtcaCACAGTCATGGAAACGGGGGCTCAGATAGCCTCAGgcttcctcctttctctcctgatTGCCTCATTGCTTGCTTTGAAAGGAGCTCCCAAAACTTGGACAGAGCAGGGGCCTGAAGATACTCTCTCCTGGTGTCCCCATATTGGTTCTGGCCTGGACTCAGGGCTGGCCGCTGGGTGGGAGTGCTGCAGGAGagggcagctcctcctgggtGGGTGCTACAGCACCTACAGATggtatttctgctgcagaaggggAACAGAAACCTGCGGCACCTCCTCTTGCTTCCTCAGGCTGTTTCTTTCGCCAAACTCATCTCTCTGATAAGGAGGGTTTGCTGGCACATCTCCTCCTGGGCTGTGGACAACCTGCACTTGTGAGCTCAGTGTTCAAGGGACAACTCCTCCAGTCTGGGCCTGACAAATCCTCTCCCCCAGGCATGGCAGCCCTCCACGAAGCCGTGCTTACGGGAAACCTGGAATGCGTCAAGCTCCTGGTTAAATACGGTGCCGACATCCACCAGAGAGACGAGAACGGGTGGACGCCCCTGCACATGGCCTGCAGCGACGGCTACGCCAACATCGCCAGGTGAGGAGCCCCTggccctctgcagagccccgGGAGCCGCGGGCAGGCGGGGCCGGGCTCCGGATGCCTCCTCGGGAGAGGTCCCGGTCCCTGTGAGCCTGGACGGGCCTGCCAGCCCCCGGGGTCCCGGCAGTGGGCCCGGGAAGAGCGCGGCAGGCTGGGGTGTGCCGGCAGCCCCGTCCCGTGCTCAGCCCGGCCTCCCGCAGGTACCTCATCTCCCTCGGGGCCAGCCTGGAGGCCACCACCGACGAGGGGGAGCGGCCCTCAGACCTCATCGACCCTGAGTACAAGGACCTGGTGGAGCTTTTCGAAGACACCACCCTGGGCTGAGGCGGGGCACGGCGAGGAGCGGGAGCGGGAGCGGGAGCGGGGCGGCGGGGCTGAGCCGCGCCGCAGAGACGAGGCCGGGGCCGGGCTGGGCCTGGCCCGGTGAGGTCTCGATCGGGACCGCGGCTCGGGAACCACTTTGTACTTTTCCAATAAAGGATCTGGGACACCGCGACTGCTGCTGCGGGGCCGGTGCGGGGCTGGGGCGGGGCCGGTGCGGGGCTGGGGCGGGGCCGGTGCGGAACCCGGGCGGGGCCGCGGTTGGGAggggccggggcggggccgagggcggggccggggcggggcgaGCGCGACGTCGCTCCTGTTACGTCACCGCGCGGGGGGTGGGGCGGCGCCTGCGCGCGGCGGCGCTTCCGTCGCGGCCCGAGGGCGATCGAGGCGGGAGCCGGGCCCAGGTGAGGGGCGCGCGTTGCCATGGCGACGGGCGGGGGGCGGCCCGCGACCTAGCCCCGGCCTGGCCgccctctcctttcttcccgCAGCCGCGCcgagcccagcccagcctggcccaGGACAGCCCGGCCCATCCGCACCGACGACGCCATGGCCAGGTGAGCCCCGCCCGCTCCGGGCCCATCCGCGGCCGCAGGCCCGGCTGAGCCCCGCGCTTCGCTTCCAGCTCCCCCGTGTCCCGTGTGGTGTACAACGGCAAGCGGAGCAGCGGCCCGCGCTCTCCCGGCGCCGGCAGCGAGATCTTCACCCCGGCCCACGAGGAGAACGTGCGCTTCATCTACGAGGGTGAGCGGGGGCCGCGGGACTGGGGGAAGTCCCGGAACTGGAGGTGACAGGAATGGGGAGGGGTCCCGGGGCTGGGGGTCCCCGGCTGGGGCTGGACCAGCCTCTCACCcgtgtccctgcagcctggcagtgcGTGGAGCGTGACCTGCGCAGCCAGATGGGCTCCGAGCGCAGTTTGGTCGAGGAGTACGTGGAGAAGATGCCAAACCCGAGCCTGAAAGGTGAGAGGTGCAGGGGACTTGCTTCCCCGGCTCCTGCTGGAGTTGATGGCTGGCCCCAGGGAGCCTGGGAAGGGGCTGTGATGCACATCTGTCATCCCTGCAGCGTTTAAACCTGTCGACCTGGGTGATCTGAAGAGGAGGAATACACAGGATGCAAAGAAGTCCTAAGATGAGTCTTGCTTGTGGATTGGCCGGTCTCTTAAGGTCCTCAAGCAGatataatttgaaatttttgtGTTGATTTCCTCCTCTGGTCTGTACTCCCCAATGCCCGCAGGAGAGCCAGTCAGCTTTGGGGCTGGCTCTGAAGCTTCCTGAAATCAGAGATACTCAGGGGCTCACTGAGGGTGCCCAGAACCTGTGCAAAGAATTCCAGCCCCCCACTCACACCTTCCTCTGGCCTCAGGCTGTCCTTCCCCACTGTGGCCTGGGCTCCCAGATCTCCCGctctcctccacctccacccCTGGTGTGTTGGGTGTGTGGACTCTCTGGTGTACAGCAGAGTGGAACTGGGGggctctctgctccctcctgtGCACCAAGGATCTTCTGGGGCGGGCAGGGGAAAGGAGAGCTGGTTCTGTCCTTGTACTCAGGAGGGACAGTGAgaccccccagcccagctggggtgGGTCCCCCcgcagggagcagctgggggggTGAGCTTGTCCCTGGATCTGTGTCCAAGCCAGACCCTCCTGGTGCTTGGGCTGGGCCCTGTGCCGCTGGAGACAGAGATattcctctctccctgcagctgggggaaGTGGGGTGTGAGCACTGCCCCCGTGCCTGGGGGGTGCTCTAGGGGGGGCTGGGCTGCACTCATCCCCCACACACTcaggggcagccccaggggaggtggcagggagggggcagctggTGCTGACTGTGCAGAGGGGTGGTGGTTGGCACCTTGGCCCTCGCTGTGCTGTTCTGCACTAACACCACTTCCCAGTCGCGTGCccttggagcagagctgccccccCCTGCTGGAGCTGTCACTGTGGGGGACCATGGGAGCAGCCAGTGGGAAGGGGACTTCTGGGGGCTCTGCCCAGCgctggggggtgcagggggagcCGTGGCTGCCGTTACTTTTCCTCTGTTGAGTCATTGAGCTGTactgttcccttttttttttttttctgttgtctgtcACTTGAGGAGTGTTGTAAATAAAAACCTGGTGTCCTTttggctctgcctctgcctgatGCTGCCTCAGCTGGGCTTGGGACCTACCCCTCCACTgttctcagcagcagagcagtgtgcCAGGGCTTCCCTGGTCTTTCCAGGACTGAGCAAGTccaaggaaacaggaaaacagaagctgcCTTTTATTGTCATTGTATTCTTTTTCCACAAGCAGTCCTGCCCTCACACATGCTCACACTCTTGATTCCAGGGCTCTTCGTGCCGGCAGCAGAATTCCCTTGGGCACTGGCAGCCCTCCTGTGAGCCAGCATCCCAGGAGCTGTCACTGGGCTGGAGGTTTAAATGTTGAGACTATTAATACACTCAgatcctcttccttccctgccttAGTGGCATTTCAGCTATACTTAGCATTGCTAGAATTGCTCCTCAGGTGCATCTCTACACTTAGCTGTGACCCTGTTTGCCCCCATCACCAAAACATTCTGGGGTGTGTCAGGAAGGTgcctcagcccctctgctctggttgTCTCGTGGGCCATGTCCCTGCTCTGGCACCCGGCAGTGTCAGCTCGTGCACAGTGCAGGATGGGTTCACATGGAGCCTTCGCTGGTCCCGCAGACCCTGTCTGGGGGGCTTCAGTTGTGTCCCCAGGCCATGTATGGGGTCCCGCTGCCCATCTTCACCAGCCTctgccttgtttttctcttcacttgGGTGCCGTGGAGCTGGAGGCAAAGCTGTTGCCTGAACTCTAAATGTCATACAAAAATCATTCTATAAACAAGCAATTTTTATAAAGACTAATCACAAACCATGGGGGTGAGGGCGGTGAGAGAGTGGCCAAGTGTGGCAGTCAAGGAAGGGAGTGCCCCGGG is from Calypte anna isolate BGI_N300 chromosome 18, bCalAnn1_v1.p, whole genome shotgun sequence and encodes:
- the P4HB gene encoding protein disulfide-isomerase, coding for MVGLRVLLPLLCLLLPPACPAEAIEEEEGVLVLRAASFEQALAAHRYLLVEFYAPWCGHCKALAPEYAKAAAKLKAEGSEIRLAKVDATEESELAQQFGVRGYPTIKFFRNGDKAAPKEYTAGREADDIVSWLKKRTGPAAATLPDAAAAETLVDSSEVVVIGFFKDATSEAAKEFLSAAEAVDDIPFGISSSADVFTKYQLSKDGVVLFKKFDEGRNNFEGDLKKDNLLNFIKANSLPLVIEFTEQTAPKIFGGEIKTHILLFLPKSVSDYQGKLDNFKSAAGHFKGKILFIFIDSDHSDNQRILEFFGLKKEECPAVRLITLEEEMTKYKPESDDITADKIKEFCNKFLEGKIKPHLMSQDLPEDWDKQPVKVLVGKNFEEVAFDENKNVFVEFYAPWCGHCKQLAPIWDKLGETYRDHENIVIAKMDSTANEVEAVKIHSFPTLKFFPAGSGRNVIDYNGERTLEGFRKFLESGGQDGAAADDDLEDLETDEETDLDEGDDDEQRIQKDEL
- the PPP1R27 gene encoding protein phosphatase 1 regulatory subunit 27, with product MSRLDCCVQTDVYQPVSSPALCPKAVVSMEDSCPVPASQCSRYAQRLRATRTVHFPNDVVFQDHIREGDLEQVGRFIRARKVTLDTIYPSGMAALHEAVLTGNLECVKLLVKYGADIHQRDENGWTPLHMACSDGYANIARYLISLGASLEATTDEGERPSDLIDPEYKDLVELFEDTTLG
- the MCRIP1 gene encoding mapk-regulated corepressor-interacting protein 1 gives rise to the protein MASSPVSRVVYNGKRSSGPRSPGAGSEIFTPAHEENVRFIYEAWQCVERDLRSQMGSERSLVEEYVEKMPNPSLKAFKPVDLGDLKRRNTQDAKKS